A genomic segment from Leguminivora glycinivorella isolate SPB_JAAS2020 chromosome 27, LegGlyc_1.1, whole genome shotgun sequence encodes:
- the LOC125240215 gene encoding uncharacterized protein LOC125240215: MSAREARRPVAVICCDLSRAFDTADHSLIADKLAHYGIRGPASQLILSFMTNRAQVVVGDGGHVVSSELRNLMGVPQGSCLSNTLFTILLNDLPMAIQGAELFMYADDVTAVVSTSAEQDLGEALNHVMEQLHEWFQSNGLALNKDKTCYMTFKLNGHTSETLRVCAGGTAIQHLSCTRLLGFQLDDALTWEPHIDELCGRLGRACFALRRLAHTAAINTITDLLPKRTDLLSQKDIFTT, translated from the exons ATGAGCGCCCGCGAGGCAAGACGACCGGTAGCGGTCATATGCTGCGATCTCTCGCGCGCGTTCGACACTGCGGACCACTCGCTTATCGCTGACAAACTCGCCCACTACGGGATCCGCGGTCCGGCGAGTCAACTAATACTCTCCTTCATGACAAACAGAGCCCAAGTTGTTGTCGGGGACGGGGGTCACGTCGTGTCCTCGGAACTGCGAAACCTGATGGGAGTGCCCCAGGGATCCTGTCTCTCCAATACCTTATTCACTATACTACTGAACGACTTGCCAATGGCAATACAAGGCGCGGAGTTATTTATGTACGCCGATGATGTCACGGCTGTCGTCAGCACTTCCGCCGAGCAGGACCTGGGAGAGGCGCTAAATCACGTGATGGAACAGCTCCATGAGTGGTTCCAATCGAACGGTCTGGCACTCAACAAGGACAAAACGTGCTACATGACATTTAAATTAAACGGGCACACAAGTGAAACTTTGAGGGTGTGTGCGGGCGGCACAGCTATACAGCACCTGTCATGCACGCGCCTCCTTGGTTTTCAGCTTGACGACGCGCTGACGTGGGAGCCGCACATAGATGAACTGTGCGGCAGGCTGGGGCGCGCGTGTTTCGCTCTACGGCGCCTGGCGCACACCGCGG CAATAAACACCATAACAGACTTGTTGCCGAAGCGCACAGACTTGCTAAGTCAGAAAGACATATTTACCACCTAG